A genome region from Rhodopseudomonas boonkerdii includes the following:
- a CDS encoding allantoate amidohydrolase has translation MTDNSTSNDLLGAQIVGRIDELAAISETPDHLTRVFLSREHRAAAELLVGWMHQAGMLARVDAIGNVCGRYEGSKLGAPCLMLGSHYDTVRDAGKWDGPLGVITAIACVGDLHRRGVRLPFAIEIVAFADEEGTRFASTLLGSRAVAGTFTESALASRDRDGTSMREAMIAFGLDPDHIGAAARAPAEVLAYLELHIEQGPVLEAQKLPVGVVTAIAGATRLAVELHGTAGHAGTVPMPMRRDALTGAAECILAVEEFCRSDRGGLVGTVGYINAMPGATNVIPGLVSFTLDIRASKDSYRKMAVTDIVREIETIAKQRQLDLQINVTHENRTAPCAPWLQQQIADAIAAEGHRVFELPSGAGHDGMAMIDIADVAMLFVRCRGGISHNPAEHVEPADVEAGARVLLRVIENFRMKA, from the coding sequence ATGACAGATAATTCTACAAGCAACGACTTGCTCGGTGCACAAATCGTCGGGCGCATTGACGAACTCGCTGCGATCTCGGAAACGCCTGACCATCTCACGCGTGTGTTCCTGTCCAGGGAGCACCGCGCGGCGGCGGAGCTGCTGGTGGGCTGGATGCATCAGGCGGGGATGCTGGCGCGGGTCGATGCGATCGGCAATGTGTGCGGGCGCTACGAGGGCAGCAAGCTGGGGGCGCCCTGCCTGATGCTGGGCTCGCATTACGACACCGTGCGCGATGCCGGCAAGTGGGACGGCCCGCTGGGCGTCATCACCGCGATCGCCTGTGTCGGCGATCTCCATCGTCGCGGCGTACGTTTGCCCTTCGCCATCGAGATCGTCGCCTTTGCCGACGAGGAGGGGACGCGCTTTGCTTCCACCCTGCTGGGTAGCCGTGCGGTGGCCGGTACCTTTACCGAGAGTGCATTGGCGAGCCGCGATCGCGACGGCACCAGCATGCGCGAGGCGATGATCGCGTTCGGCCTCGATCCCGATCATATCGGTGCGGCCGCGCGCGCGCCGGCGGAGGTGCTGGCCTATCTCGAGCTGCACATCGAGCAAGGGCCGGTGCTGGAGGCGCAGAAGCTGCCGGTGGGCGTCGTCACCGCCATTGCCGGCGCGACGCGGCTTGCGGTCGAACTGCACGGCACAGCCGGCCATGCGGGCACTGTGCCGATGCCGATGCGGCGCGATGCGCTGACGGGCGCGGCGGAATGCATCCTCGCGGTGGAGGAGTTCTGCCGCTCTGACCGCGGCGGGCTGGTGGGCACGGTCGGCTATATCAATGCCATGCCGGGCGCGACGAATGTGATCCCGGGCCTCGTCTCCTTCACGCTCGACATTCGCGCGTCAAAAGACAGTTATCGCAAGATGGCGGTGACCGACATCGTGCGCGAGATCGAGACCATCGCGAAGCAGCGTCAGCTCGACCTGCAGATCAATGTGACCCATGAGAACCGTACGGCGCCCTGTGCGCCCTGGCTGCAGCAGCAGATCGCCGATGCGATCGCGGCGGAGGGCCATCGCGTGTTCGAGCTGCCGAGCGGAGCCGGGCATGACGGCATGGCGATGATCGATATCGCCGATGTGGCCATGCTGTTCGTGCGCTGCCGCGGCGGCATCAGCCACAATCCGGCCGAGCATGTGGAGCCGGCGGATGTCGAGGCCGGTGCGCGCGTATTGCTGCGGGTGATCGAGAATTTCAGAATGAAGGCATAG
- a CDS encoding extracellular solute-binding protein, with protein sequence MRHFIRLVVLVGSIAIGSVVSAADVHVMISGGFTAAYKELVPQYEKATGHHVVTAYGPSMGETPQAIPMRLQRGEPADVLIMVGYALGDLIDKGKVAKDSRVDLADSPIGVAVKAGAPKPDLSTPETLKQALLHATSVAYSDSASGVYVGTEMFAKLGIADVMKDKARKIPATPVGEIVAHGEAELGFQQISELKPVAGIDIVGPLPAALQKLTVFSAGVPINAQQPAAGKELIAFLSSKQAASTVKASGLEPKGQ encoded by the coding sequence ATGCGCCATTTTATCCGTCTGGTCGTCTTGGTCGGCAGTATCGCTATCGGCAGCGTCGTTTCCGCCGCTGATGTCCATGTCATGATTTCCGGCGGCTTCACTGCAGCGTACAAGGAACTGGTGCCGCAATATGAGAAGGCCACCGGTCATCACGTGGTGACGGCCTATGGGCCGTCGATGGGCGAGACGCCGCAGGCGATCCCGATGCGGCTACAGCGCGGCGAGCCGGCCGATGTGCTGATCATGGTCGGCTATGCGCTCGGAGATCTCATCGACAAAGGCAAGGTGGCGAAAGACAGCCGTGTCGATCTCGCTGATTCCCCGATAGGTGTGGCGGTCAAAGCGGGGGCGCCGAAACCGGATCTCTCGACCCCGGAGACGTTGAAGCAGGCGCTGCTGCATGCGACGTCAGTGGCCTATTCGGACAGCGCGAGTGGCGTTTATGTGGGGACGGAGATGTTCGCCAAGCTCGGCATCGCAGACGTGATGAAGGACAAGGCCCGCAAGATACCGGCGACACCGGTCGGCGAGATCGTCGCGCATGGCGAGGCGGAGCTCGGCTTTCAGCAGATCAGCGAGCTCAAACCGGTGGCGGGGATCGATATCGTCGGCCCGCTGCCAGCGGCGCTGCAGAAGCTCACGGTGTTTTCCGCGGGGGTACCGATCAATGCGCAGCAGCCGGCGGCCGGCAAGGAGCTGATCGCGTTTCTCTCCTCGAAGCAGGCCGCGTCGACGGTGAAGGCGAGTGGACTCGAGCCGAAGGGGCAGTGA
- the pucL gene encoding factor-independent urate hydroxylase, translating to MPLIRNRYGKGRVRIMRVHRDGDRQDVSQLSLKVMLEGDFGRAYTNADNSTSTSTDTIKNIVNVTARENTALQTEPFCQVLAQRYLDLYPQAGSVAITAHETKWSRLSIDGVPHPHSFVRDDNGKPFVELVATRDGMTMSSGMDNFVFMKSTQSGWAGYYTDKYSTIQPTDDRICATSMVASWKWSGTPADYAATNATILETLLREFATTYSPSVQNSLYRMGEKALAAVPEISEISMACPNLHFILMNLAPFGLDNNNDVFLPTEEPHGQIECTVGRG from the coding sequence GTGCCGCTCATCAGGAACCGCTACGGCAAAGGCCGGGTCCGCATCATGCGGGTGCATCGGGACGGTGACAGGCAGGACGTCAGCCAGCTCAGCCTCAAGGTGATGCTGGAGGGCGATTTCGGCCGCGCCTATACGAATGCCGATAACTCGACTTCGACCTCCACCGATACGATCAAGAACATCGTCAACGTGACGGCGCGCGAGAATACGGCGCTGCAGACCGAGCCGTTCTGCCAGGTGCTGGCGCAACGCTATCTCGATCTCTATCCGCAGGCGGGGTCGGTGGCCATCACGGCGCATGAGACCAAATGGAGCCGGCTGTCCATCGACGGTGTGCCGCATCCGCATAGTTTCGTGCGTGACGACAACGGCAAGCCGTTCGTGGAGCTGGTCGCAACCCGCGACGGCATGACGATGAGTTCGGGAATGGACAATTTCGTGTTCATGAAATCCACCCAGTCAGGGTGGGCGGGCTACTACACGGACAAATACTCCACCATCCAGCCGACCGACGACCGCATCTGCGCGACGTCGATGGTGGCGTCATGGAAGTGGTCGGGCACGCCGGCGGACTATGCGGCGACCAATGCAACGATCCTGGAGACGCTGTTGCGCGAATTTGCGACGACTTATAGTCCGAGCGTCCAGAACAGCCTGTATCGCATGGGCGAGAAGGCGCTCGCGGCGGTGCCGGAGATTTCCGAGATCAGCATGGCCTGCCCGAACCTGCATTTCATCCTGATGAATCTGGCGCCGTTCGGTCTCGATAACAACAATGACGTGTTCCTGCCCACGGAGGAGCCGCACGGCCAGATCGAATGCACGGTGGGACGCGGCTAG
- a CDS encoding alcohol dehydrogenase, with the protein MKSFKVLEFNEPLGEVDQDTPQPTGTQVLIRVKAAGVCHSDLHIWEGGYELGHGRKRLSLKERGINLPHTMGHETVGEVVAFGPDAPKDGVKIGDVALAYPWIGCGKCAVCLADEENLCLQPRCLGVHCDGGYADYMLVPHPKYLIDLKGMDPVLAAPYACSGVTTYSALKKVEKDLGNPIVIFGAGGLGLMALSLLKAMGGKGAIVVDIDANKREAALKAGALAAVDGNAPDALAQLQKAAGQPILSVIDLVGNAQTTQLGFDALSKGGSLIMVGLFGGGATWALPLIAMKALTIQGSYVGNLKETRELLELVRTGKVAPIPTTPMPLARANAALNELKDGKLVGRAILTPA; encoded by the coding sequence ATGAAAAGCTTCAAGGTCCTCGAATTCAACGAGCCGCTCGGCGAGGTCGACCAGGATACGCCGCAGCCGACCGGCACGCAGGTGCTGATCCGCGTCAAGGCTGCGGGCGTCTGCCACAGCGACCTGCATATCTGGGAGGGGGGCTACGAGCTCGGTCACGGCCGCAAGCGGCTGTCATTGAAGGAGCGCGGCATCAACCTGCCGCACACGATGGGCCATGAGACGGTCGGTGAGGTCGTCGCCTTTGGCCCGGATGCGCCGAAGGATGGCGTCAAGATCGGCGATGTCGCGCTGGCCTATCCGTGGATCGGCTGCGGCAAATGCGCGGTCTGTCTCGCCGATGAGGAAAATCTCTGCCTGCAGCCGCGCTGTCTCGGCGTGCATTGCGATGGCGGCTATGCCGACTACATGCTGGTGCCGCATCCGAAGTATCTCATCGATCTGAAGGGCATGGACCCGGTGCTGGCAGCGCCTTACGCATGCTCCGGCGTCACCACCTACAGCGCGCTGAAGAAGGTCGAGAAGGATCTCGGCAATCCGATCGTGATCTTCGGCGCGGGCGGTCTCGGCCTGATGGCGCTGAGCCTGCTCAAGGCGATGGGCGGCAAGGGCGCCATCGTGGTCGATATCGATGCCAACAAGCGCGAGGCCGCGCTGAAAGCCGGTGCGCTCGCGGCGGTGGACGGCAATGCGCCCGATGCGCTGGCGCAGCTCCAGAAGGCCGCGGGTCAGCCGATCCTGTCGGTGATCGATCTCGTCGGCAACGCGCAGACGACCCAGCTCGGTTTCGACGCGCTGTCCAAGGGCGGCAGCCTGATCATGGTCGGCCTGTTCGGCGGCGGCGCCACCTGGGCGCTGCCGCTGATCGCCATGAAGGCGCTGACCATCCAGGGCAGCTATGTCGGCAATCTGAAGGAAACCAGGGAGCTGCTGGAGCTGGTGCGCACCGGCAAGGTCGCGCCGATCCCGACCACTCCGATGCCGCTCGCGCGCGCCAACGCCGCGCTCAACGAGCTGAAGGACGGCAAGCTGGTGGGACGTGCGATCCTGACGCCGGCGTAA
- a CDS encoding DUF3830 family protein: MSQLKVHIGDFTFDAKFEEEDAPATVAAFKKAMPFDSQAIHVRWSGEGVWMPLGDLDFGVGYENHTSFPAPGHMILYPGGISETEILLAYSGVHFASKMGQLAGNHFITITSNLDKLKEMGKTVLWKGAQKVRIELV, encoded by the coding sequence ATGAGCCAGCTCAAAGTCCATATCGGCGATTTCACCTTCGATGCGAAATTCGAGGAGGAGGATGCGCCCGCCACTGTCGCCGCCTTCAAGAAGGCGATGCCGTTCGACAGCCAGGCCATCCATGTGCGCTGGAGCGGCGAGGGCGTGTGGATGCCGCTGGGCGATCTCGACTTTGGGGTCGGCTACGAGAACCACACCTCGTTCCCGGCGCCGGGACACATGATTCTGTATCCCGGCGGTATCAGCGAGACCGAGATCCTGCTCGCCTATAGCGGCGTGCATTTCGCCAGCAAGATGGGCCAGCTCGCCGGCAATCACTTCATCACCATCACCTCCAATCTCGACAAGCTGAAGGAGATGGGCAAGACGGTGCTGTGGAAGGGCGCGCAGAAAGTCCGCATCGAGCTCGTGTGA
- a CDS encoding xanthine dehydrogenase family protein molybdopterin-binding subunit, whose product MNILPANLRFGAGLSPKRLEDQRLLTGQGHFIDDKPEDGALWLHVLRSPHAHAKITGVNIEAASAMPGVQAILTGADLVADDVGTLPTLNIFKRPDGSAMQFPPRRLLAHEIVRFAGEGVAAVIATSRIQAQLAAEAIAVDYEVLPAVVDPRAAIAEGAPAVWEQAPDNIAASMSYGDAGKIAAIFASAKHTVSLDIVSQRLVPSAMEPRSTIAEVDKKTGRLTVYVQSQTPMATRDIIADAILKRPKESIRLVVGDIGGGFGQKTSLYPEDGIVAYAAVKLGKTIRWRGDRTDDFVGGTHGRDLTSTAELALDAKGRIQAYRVTSLGGTGAYLSGTGVIIPLVLGPFVQTSVYDVPNVHYEVKAVMTNTAPVGAYRGAGRPEAVFIMERLLDAAARQIGMDPRAIRKVNYIKPAQFPYTNAVGQVYDSGAFAHMLQRASELSDWDGFAARKKEAKKRGMLYGRGLTSYIEWTGGRNHTEKVTLTATPHGRVILYSGTMAMGQGLQTAYSQMVAASLGIDINSIDVVQGDTDVALGFGSVGSRSLFVGGTAAVVSTQDLIKKAREKASNMMEAAVEDIEYVDGFLTVVGTDKRVSLFEIAKAEGGAGLSVDSTGEVDAPSWPNGTHICEVEIDPETGITNVVRYTTVDDVGVAVNPMLVTGQIHGGVAQGIGQALFENVHYDEDGQLITATYQDYCIPRATDMPPLNVTLDGSAPCVTNPIGAKGCGESGAIGGPPCVVNGVLDALAPYGITQLNTPLSPVKVWEAIRNAKAA is encoded by the coding sequence ATGAATATTCTGCCTGCGAACCTGCGTTTCGGCGCGGGATTGTCTCCCAAGCGCCTCGAAGACCAACGACTTCTCACCGGGCAGGGCCATTTCATCGACGACAAGCCGGAAGACGGCGCACTGTGGCTGCATGTGCTGCGTTCGCCGCATGCCCATGCCAAAATCACCGGGGTGAATATCGAGGCCGCCAGCGCGATGCCCGGGGTGCAGGCGATCCTCACCGGCGCCGATCTCGTCGCCGACGATGTGGGCACGCTGCCGACGCTGAACATCTTCAAGCGGCCGGACGGATCGGCCATGCAGTTTCCGCCGCGCCGCCTGCTGGCGCATGAGATCGTGCGCTTCGCCGGCGAGGGCGTTGCGGCCGTGATCGCGACGTCGCGCATTCAGGCCCAGCTCGCCGCCGAGGCGATCGCGGTGGATTACGAGGTGCTGCCGGCGGTGGTCGATCCCAGGGCCGCCATCGCGGAAGGCGCACCGGCGGTGTGGGAGCAGGCGCCGGACAATATCGCGGCATCGATGAGCTATGGCGATGCGGGCAAGATCGCCGCGATCTTCGCCAGTGCCAAGCACACGGTGTCGCTCGACATCGTCAGCCAGCGTCTCGTGCCGTCAGCGATGGAACCGCGCAGCACGATTGCGGAGGTGGACAAGAAGACCGGCCGGCTCACGGTCTATGTGCAGTCGCAGACCCCGATGGCGACGCGCGACATCATCGCGGACGCGATCCTGAAGCGGCCGAAGGAGTCGATCCGTCTCGTGGTCGGCGATATCGGCGGCGGCTTCGGACAGAAGACGAGCCTGTATCCGGAAGACGGCATCGTCGCCTATGCCGCCGTGAAGCTCGGCAAGACGATCCGCTGGCGCGGCGACCGCACCGACGATTTCGTCGGTGGCACCCATGGCCGCGACCTCACCTCGACGGCGGAGCTCGCGCTCGATGCCAAGGGCCGCATCCAGGCCTACCGCGTGACCTCGCTCGGCGGCACCGGAGCGTATCTCTCCGGCACGGGCGTGATCATTCCGCTGGTGCTCGGGCCGTTCGTGCAGACCAGCGTCTATGACGTGCCGAACGTGCATTACGAGGTCAAGGCCGTGATGACCAACACGGCGCCGGTCGGCGCCTATCGCGGCGCGGGGCGCCCCGAAGCGGTATTCATCATGGAGCGCCTGCTCGATGCCGCCGCGCGGCAGATCGGTATGGACCCGCGTGCGATCCGCAAGGTGAACTACATCAAGCCGGCGCAGTTTCCCTACACCAACGCTGTCGGGCAAGTGTACGACAGCGGTGCCTTCGCGCACATGCTCCAACGCGCCTCCGAACTCTCCGATTGGGACGGCTTCGCTGCGCGCAAGAAGGAAGCGAAGAAGCGCGGCATGCTCTATGGCCGCGGGCTCACCAGCTACATCGAATGGACGGGCGGCCGTAACCACACCGAGAAGGTGACGCTGACCGCGACGCCGCATGGCCGCGTCATTCTCTATTCCGGCACCATGGCCATGGGGCAGGGCCTGCAGACCGCTTACTCGCAGATGGTGGCGGCGTCGCTTGGCATCGACATCAACAGTATCGATGTGGTGCAGGGCGATACGGATGTGGCGCTGGGCTTCGGCAGCGTCGGTTCGCGCTCGCTGTTCGTCGGCGGTACGGCTGCCGTCGTCTCCACGCAGGACCTGATCAAGAAGGCGCGCGAAAAGGCATCCAACATGATGGAAGCCGCGGTAGAGGACATCGAATATGTCGATGGTTTCCTCACCGTGGTCGGCACCGACAAGCGTGTCAGCCTGTTCGAGATCGCCAAGGCCGAAGGCGGCGCAGGCTTGAGCGTCGATTCCACCGGCGAGGTGGATGCGCCGAGCTGGCCCAACGGCACCCATATCTGCGAGGTCGAGATCGATCCGGAAACCGGCATCACCAACGTGGTGCGCTACACTACGGTGGACGATGTGGGTGTCGCCGTGAATCCGATGCTGGTCACAGGTCAGATCCATGGCGGCGTCGCGCAGGGCATCGGCCAGGCACTGTTCGAGAACGTCCATTACGACGAGGACGGCCAGCTCATCACCGCGACCTATCAGGACTACTGCATTCCGCGTGCCACCGACATGCCGCCGTTGAATGTCACGCTCGACGGTTCGGCGCCGTGTGTCACCAACCCGATCGGCGCCAAGGGCTGCGGCGAATCCGGGGCCATCGGCGGGCCGCCTTGCGTCGTCAATGGCGTGCTCGATGCGCTGGCGCCCTATGGCATCACGCAGCTCAACACGCCGCTGTCGCCGGTCAAGGTGTGGGAGGCGATCAGGAACGCGAAGGCGGCGTAG
- a CDS encoding dicarboxylate/amino acid:cation symporter yields the protein MSTTVITAPAIRKPLYHSLFVQVLAALLLGIVLGIVAPDFAIGLRFFSDAFLKLISMIVAPIVFCVVVHGIAGAGDLKKVGRIGVKALIYFEVMTTLALVIGLVFAYLFGPGHGMNINPAALDGKALTTVVDNAHKLQGGGIGAFLLNIIPSTSFDALARNDVLQVLFFAIVFGTALALVGGEKGERVTTLIDAVATVLFRAMGLIVRAAPIGVLGAVAYTVGRYGVGSLKQLVSLVVLFYASVFIFVFAVLGGVMALAGLNIVKFLGYLREELMIVLATASSDAVLPQIMRKLERLGVKDNVVGLVIPTGYSFNLDAFSIYLTLAVVFIAQATNTPLSFSDLLLVLGVSLITSKGAHGVPGSAIVILAATLHAVPSIPAIGLVLVLSVDWFIGMARAVGNLIGNCVATVVIGAWEGDLDRARAKRVLDGEEAVDVTAG from the coding sequence ATGTCGACGACCGTCATCACCGCCCCGGCGATCCGCAAACCGCTCTACCACTCGCTGTTCGTTCAGGTGCTGGCGGCACTGTTGCTCGGCATCGTGCTGGGTATCGTCGCACCGGACTTCGCCATCGGCCTGAGATTCTTCAGCGACGCCTTCCTCAAGCTGATCTCGATGATCGTCGCGCCGATCGTGTTCTGCGTGGTGGTCCACGGCATCGCCGGAGCCGGCGACCTCAAAAAGGTCGGCCGCATCGGCGTCAAGGCGCTGATCTATTTCGAGGTGATGACCACCCTCGCATTGGTGATCGGCCTCGTCTTCGCTTATCTGTTCGGCCCCGGCCACGGCATGAACATCAATCCGGCCGCGTTGGACGGCAAGGCGCTCACGACGGTCGTCGACAACGCTCACAAGCTCCAGGGCGGCGGCATCGGCGCCTTCCTGCTCAACATCATCCCGAGCACCTCATTCGACGCGCTGGCACGCAACGACGTGCTGCAAGTGCTGTTCTTCGCCATCGTCTTCGGTACGGCGCTGGCGCTGGTCGGCGGCGAGAAGGGCGAGCGCGTCACCACGCTGATCGATGCGGTCGCCACCGTCCTGTTCCGCGCCATGGGCCTGATCGTGCGCGCCGCGCCGATCGGCGTGCTCGGCGCCGTCGCCTATACGGTCGGCCGCTACGGTGTCGGCTCGCTGAAGCAGCTCGTCTCGCTGGTCGTGCTGTTCTATGCGTCGGTGTTCATCTTCGTCTTCGCCGTACTCGGCGGCGTCATGGCGCTGGCCGGGCTGAACATCGTCAAGTTTCTCGGCTATCTGCGCGAGGAGCTGATGATCGTGCTGGCCACCGCATCGTCCGATGCCGTGCTGCCGCAGATCATGCGCAAGCTGGAACGGCTCGGCGTGAAGGACAATGTGGTGGGGCTGGTGATCCCCACCGGCTATTCCTTCAATCTCGATGCCTTCTCGATCTATCTCACGCTGGCCGTGGTCTTCATTGCCCAGGCCACCAACACGCCGCTCTCGTTCAGCGATCTCCTGCTGGTGCTCGGCGTTTCGTTGATCACATCGAAGGGCGCCCATGGCGTGCCGGGCTCGGCGATCGTCATCCTTGCCGCCACGCTCCATGCGGTGCCAAGCATTCCCGCCATCGGCCTCGTGCTGGTGCTGTCGGTGGACTGGTTCATCGGCATGGCCCGCGCCGTCGGCAACCTGATCGGCAATTGTGTGGCGACCGTGGTGATCGGCGCATGGGAAGGCGATCTCGACCGGGCACGCGCCAAGCGCGTGCTCGATGGCGAGGAAGCAGTGGATGTCACCGCGGGGTGA
- the puuE gene encoding allantoinase PuuE: protein MSCDYPRDLRGYGRHPPDPKWPGGARVAVQFVVNFEEGGENNILHGDRASEAFLSDVLGAQPWPGQRHANIESMFEYGSRAGFWRLFRIFTERGLPTTVFGVATALARNPEIVAAMQEATWDIASHSLKWIEHKDMSESEERHEIAEAIRVHTEATGSRPTGWYTGRSSINTLRLLMEAGGFKYLSDSYADDLPYWVKGPGEPQLIIPYTLDANDMRFTNAQGFSNGEQFFSYLKDSFDVLYAEGATSPKLMTVGLHCRLVGRPGRAASLMRFLDYIMGHDKVWVPTRLQIADHWHVHLKHLAADARAIG, encoded by the coding sequence ATGTCTTGCGATTATCCCCGCGATCTCCGCGGCTATGGCCGCCATCCGCCCGATCCGAAATGGCCGGGCGGCGCACGCGTGGCGGTGCAGTTCGTCGTCAATTTCGAGGAAGGCGGCGAAAACAACATCCTGCATGGCGACCGCGCCTCGGAAGCGTTCCTATCCGATGTGCTGGGCGCGCAGCCATGGCCGGGCCAGCGCCACGCCAATATCGAGAGCATGTTCGAATATGGCTCGCGAGCCGGTTTCTGGCGGCTGTTCCGGATATTCACCGAGCGCGGGTTGCCGACCACGGTATTCGGCGTCGCCACAGCGCTCGCGCGCAATCCCGAGATCGTCGCCGCCATGCAGGAGGCGACATGGGATATCGCCAGCCACAGCCTGAAGTGGATCGAGCACAAGGACATGTCCGAGTCCGAGGAGCGCCATGAGATCGCCGAGGCGATCCGCGTGCATACGGAGGCGACGGGATCGCGGCCGACCGGCTGGTACACCGGCCGCAGCTCGATCAATACGCTGCGCCTGCTGATGGAGGCCGGCGGCTTCAAGTATCTCAGCGACAGCTATGCCGACGATCTGCCTTACTGGGTGAAGGGCCCGGGCGAGCCGCAGCTCATCATTCCCTATACGCTCGACGCCAATGACATGCGCTTCACCAATGCGCAGGGGTTCAGCAATGGCGAGCAGTTCTTCTCCTATTTGAAGGATTCCTTCGACGTGCTCTATGCGGAGGGCGCGACATCGCCGAAGTTGATGACGGTGGGCCTGCATTGTCGTCTCGTCGGAAGGCCCGGCCGCGCGGCTTCGTTGATGCGCTTCCTCGATTACATCATGGGCCACGACAAGGTGTGGGTGCCGACGCGGCTGCAGATTGCGGATCATTGGCATGTCCATCTGAAGCATCTCGCGGCGGATGCTCGCGCGATTGGATAG
- a CDS encoding dihydrodipicolinate synthase family protein produces the protein MARFHGVFPYLVSPADPDGRMRTDVLGRLCDDLIKAGVHGLTPLGSTGEFAYLNGEQRRAVVQTTIEAAQGRVPVVAGVASTSTVDAVAQAKSYQKLGADGILAILEAYFPLKDAQIESYFRAIADAVDVPVVIYTNPQFQRSDLTLDVVARLAEHPRINYIKDASTNTGRLLSMINRCGDKLSVFAASAHIPAAVMLIGGVGWMAGPACVVPQQSVRLYDLCKAQRWDEAMALQRRLWGLNEAFARYNLAACIKAGLAIQGYDVGDPVAPQAALTADERKVIEKVLADVG, from the coding sequence ATGGCGCGTTTCCACGGCGTGTTTCCCTATCTGGTGTCGCCCGCCGATCCCGACGGCCGCATGCGCACCGACGTGCTCGGGCGGCTATGCGACGATCTCATCAAGGCCGGTGTGCACGGGCTGACGCCGCTCGGCTCCACCGGCGAATTCGCCTATCTCAATGGCGAGCAGCGCCGCGCGGTGGTGCAGACCACCATCGAGGCCGCGCAGGGGCGCGTGCCCGTGGTGGCGGGCGTCGCCTCGACCTCCACGGTGGATGCGGTGGCGCAGGCGAAGTCGTATCAGAAACTCGGCGCCGACGGCATTCTCGCCATTCTCGAAGCGTATTTTCCACTCAAGGATGCGCAGATCGAATCCTATTTCCGCGCCATCGCCGATGCCGTCGATGTCCCGGTCGTGATCTACACCAATCCGCAATTCCAGCGCTCCGATCTGACGCTGGACGTGGTGGCGCGGCTCGCCGAGCATCCGCGCATCAATTACATCAAGGACGCCTCCACCAATACGGGGCGGCTGCTGTCGATGATCAATCGCTGTGGCGACAAGCTCAGCGTGTTTGCCGCCTCGGCGCATATCCCGGCGGCGGTGATGCTGATCGGTGGCGTCGGCTGGATGGCCGGGCCGGCCTGCGTGGTGCCGCAACAGAGCGTGCGCCTCTACGATCTCTGCAAGGCGCAGCGCTGGGACGAGGCGATGGCGCTGCAGCGGCGGCTGTGGGGGCTCAACGAAGCTTTCGCACGCTACAATCTCGCCGCCTGCATCAAGGCGGGCCTCGCGATCCAGGGCTACGATGTCGGCGATCCCGTGGCGCCGCAGGCGGCCCTGACGGCGGATGAGCGCAAGGTGATCGAAAAGGTGCTGGCGGACGTCGGATGA
- the uraD gene encoding 2-oxo-4-hydroxy-4-carboxy-5-ureidoimidazoline decarboxylase, translated as MTETTLAHLNSCSKADFVAALANIFEYSPWIAEAAADRRPFAGVSALFTAMTATVEGGSDKQRLALIRAHPDLADKTQRAAGLTAESHAEQNSAGLDRLSDAEYQAFEQANTAYRKKFDFPYIVCVRRHTKDSILADFEKRLPNDAKAEVAASIGEICRIAALRLDQLVKGDDPLKVHGRLSTHVLDTHGGKPAAGIEVELMELSRLGASRVVARTVTNHDGRTDMPLIGGRPVPIGRYELTFKVGAYFAARKVAMSDPPFLDEIPLRFAVYEPEGHLHVPLLVTPWSYGTYRGS; from the coding sequence ATGACCGAGACGACGCTCGCTCATCTCAATTCATGCAGCAAGGCGGATTTCGTCGCGGCGCTGGCCAATATTTTCGAATATTCGCCATGGATTGCGGAGGCCGCCGCAGATCGGCGGCCGTTTGCAGGCGTGAGCGCGCTGTTCACGGCGATGACGGCGACCGTCGAAGGCGGCAGCGACAAACAGCGGCTGGCTCTGATCAGGGCGCATCCCGATCTCGCCGACAAGACCCAGCGCGCGGCGGGATTGACCGCGGAATCCCATGCCGAGCAGAACAGCGCCGGTCTCGACCGGCTGTCGGACGCGGAATACCAGGCGTTCGAACAGGCGAATACCGCCTATCGCAAGAAGTTCGATTTTCCCTACATCGTCTGCGTCCGCCGTCACACGAAAGATTCCATCCTCGCCGATTTCGAGAAGCGGCTGCCGAACGACGCGAAGGCCGAGGTGGCGGCGTCGATCGGCGAAATCTGCAGGATCGCGGCGCTGCGGCTCGATCAACTCGTGAAGGGCGACGATCCGCTCAAGGTGCATGGGCGGCTTTCCACCCATGTGCTTGATACGCATGGCGGCAAGCCGGCGGCAGGGATCGAGGTCGAGTTGATGGAATTGTCGCGGCTCGGCGCGAGCCGGGTGGTTGCGCGCACCGTCACCAATCACGACGGCCGCACCGACATGCCGCTGATCGGCGGGCGGCCGGTGCCGATCGGGCGCTATGAATTGACCTTCAAGGTCGGCGCCTATTTCGCGGCACGCAAGGTGGCGATGTCGGACCCGCCGTTTCTCGACGAGATTCCGTTGCGGTTTGCGGTTTACGAGCCGGAGGGACATCTCCATGTGCCGCTGCTGGTGACGCCATGGAGCTATGGAACGTATCGGGGAAGTTAG